In Arvicanthis niloticus isolate mArvNil1 chromosome 4, mArvNil1.pat.X, whole genome shotgun sequence, a single window of DNA contains:
- the Ankub1 gene encoding protein ANKUB1 isoform X1, with product MAITTPSVTYVYDLRVRSLLTLASAFVRCTMRIFIAFEGSFEAFDVEAHTSVGAIKQMVKDYFHVPLSEDKQGRWYLELMYAGAALRNSWSLSDVGISFCSTLKCFVKKEDKPTFYVFNAVTQEMMPIMENMSILDKTVSDLRKLVTLRCGFPVSVYCLRTPAGLEMYDCNTLKDYQADIGTTLRLDVWDGWKEFLMGCLLGQKPKVQRYLSKEAPVLKYQKRVALYIAAFHGHTELTEWALKQGVQPHEAVGVHPYRAWCHEALHTDVSNCPIHAAAEAGQLLILKAFVNCSVLCLECKNAAGQSPLAIASKHQHKDCVLYLLSKMWSTVSFLKLSVPMRIYIKIKQWILRAQRRRCHKSQFGRARVSGAKVGDTVMVDGFTKPKMTSKSWYKVEDKSWQNSQGKLPPFEHQWSRKPVRSLPMSQQDTRKQIFTFPSLVDAKSFSEVQSHQQESQKKISALPGKEKHIKNPYLPQVPLPPVSRVDYAHPLFYCSPPRADCLLRSLFTSFSEHSGRTPRENAIYCLAVASAFKEKRWLQQLGIARVLAKRSISNLTIKGGTAKCENHPEIVL from the exons ATGGCAATTACAACACCAAGTGTCACTTATGTGTATGATCTACGTGTCAGAAGCCTGCTcacacttgcctctgcctttgtcAG ATGCACAATGAGGATTTTCATAGCTTTTGAAGGATCTTTTGAAGCGTTCGATGTTGAAGCACATACGTCGGTGGGAGCCATCAAGCAGATGGTAAAG GATTATTTCCACGTTCCTCTTTCTGAAGACAAACAAGGCAGGTGGTATCTTGAGCTGATGTATGCTGGAGCTGCCCTAAGGAACAGCTGGAGTCTGTCGGATGTTGGAATATCTTTCTGTTCAACCCTCAAATGCTTTGTTAAG AAAGAAGACAAGCCCACTTTTTATGTGTTCAATGCTGTGACCCAGGAGATGATGCCAATAATGGAGAACATGTCTATCCTGGATAAAACGGTGTCTGACCTGAGAAAGCTGGTAACTCTGAGATGTGGCTTCCCTGTGAGTGTCTACTGTCTCCGGACACCAGCGGGGCTGGAGATGTATGACTGCAACACCCTCAAGGATTACCAGGCCGACATCG GTACAACACTTCGTCTGGATGTCTGGGATGGATGGAAGGAATTTCTCATGGGATGTCTTCTTGGGCAAAAACCTAAAGTCCAACGCTACTTATCAAAAGAAGCACCAGTCCTCAA GTACCAGAAAAGGGTAGCCCTGTACATCGCTGCCTTTCATGGACACACTGAGCTCACTGAGTGGGCTCTGAAGCAGGGGGTGCAGCCCCATGAAGCAGTTGGTGTTCATCCTTATCGAGCATGGTGCCACGAAGCCCTTCACACAGATGTCTCTAACTGCCCTATTCACGCAGCTGCAGAAGCTGGCCAGCTGTTAATTCTGAAGGCCTTTGTCAACTGCAGTGTCCTGTGCCTGGAATGTAAGAACGCAGCAGGACAATCTCCCCTGGCCATTGCATCGAAACACCAGCATAAAGACTGTGTGTTGTATTTACTTAGTAAAATGTGGTCCACAGTTTCTTTTCTAAAACTTTCAGTCCCAATGAggatttacattaaaataaagcaGTGGATTCTCCGAGCTCAGCGTCGTAGGTGCCATAAAAGCCAGTTTGGCAGAGCAAGGGTCTCTGGGGCAAAAGTTGGAGACACTGTGATGGTGGATGGTTTCACCAAGCCCAAAATGACCTCCAAAAGCTGGTACAAGGTTGAAGACAAGAGCTGGCAAAACTCCCAGGGTAAACTACCACCCTTCGAACACCAGTGGAGCAGGAAACCTGTCAGGTCTTTACCAATGTCACAGCAGGACACCAGAAAACAAATCTTCACATTCCCATCCTTAGTAGATGCAAAGAGCTTTTCAGAAGTGCAAAGTCATCAAcaagaaagccagaaaaaaatctCTGCCCTACCTGGAAAAGAAAAGCACATCAAAAACCCCTATCTCCCCCAGGTCCCCCTCCCTCCAGTTTCAAGAGTGGATTATGCACACCCTCTGTTCTACTGCAGTCCACCCAGGGCTGACTGTTTGCTAAGGTCCCTCTTCACTTCTTTCTCTGAGCACAGTGGAAGGACTCCACGGGAGAATGCCATCTACTGCTTAGCTGTGGCAAG